The nucleotide window AGCTGGCGTCCTCTCGGATGACGAACTCAAGCGCCGAAGCGCCCACCTCCGCACCATGAGGATCGAATAACGCGAATCAGAAATCCAAAAACAGGAATTCCTATGTTCAAGATCCTCAAATCCCTCTCTAAATCCCTCACAGGCGGAAGAAACGCAGAAGCCCGCAAAACAGAAGCCGCCGCCAAGAGCACAGAAGCAGGTGGCATCCTCGAAAAAGTCGCCAAAGGCCAGCCCGTGGCCACCGCAGCTACCAAGGCCACCGCACCAGCTGCCCCACCAAAAACGCCTGAGGAAATGTGCGAAGTGACCTCCAAGATGACCAAGTCTGAGATCCACGCCCGCCTGAAGCTCCTCTACAAGCGCTACAACCGCGCCGCCAGCAGTCTCAACGCCCAGACCCGCTCCGAGGCGGACGCCATGCTCAATGCCATCGTCGAAGTCCGTGAAAAGCACTTTGGTCCCATCTGATCAAAGCTCCCTCAGGTGAGCATCCGGCATTATTTCCTGTCCCACACAGCGCGGCAGAGACTCTGAGTGGCGAAAATGCCCCTCGAAGAGCCATTTTTCGCTTCGCAGCGAGCAGGGAGCCGCTATGCTCGTGTTTTAATTTTCCCCACATGATTTTGACGACGCCTGCCGAGCTGATGACTGGCCCGCCCGTGCCACTGCACCTCTCCAAGCTGCAGATGGCAGGCTTTTACGGCGGCGCGATGCTCGTCGCCGCAGCGCTGACCTTCCTCGTCCTACGGAGTGGCGTGACCTTCGCCATGGATGCCCCAGATACGCGGCGAAAATTTCACGCGAAGCCCATTCCCCGCCTGGGAGGTGCCCCCATTTTCCTCGCACTGACGTTGGGCACAGCAGTGGCGGCTTTTTACGGGCTGCTGCGCTGGGAAGACTGGATGCCGGTGGCCATCTGCAATACGCTGATGTTCAGCGTGGGCTTCATTGATGACCTGAAGCCCCTGGGAGCCAAAGTAAAGCTAGCAGGCCAAGTAGGCACCTCCCTCATTCTCTATGCGCTAGGCATCTCGATAGACATATTGAGTAATCCTTTTGGCGATGGATCAATCTCGCTGGGCTGGTGGTCACTACCGATCACAGTGATGTGGTTGGTGAGTATCCCGAATATCGTGAACCTCATCGACGGCATGGACGGCCTAGCGGGCGGATTTGGCATGTTTCTCTGCCTTACGCTGGCTGTGATCGGCCACTATGGCGGCAGCGCAGATGTGATGGTGATTTCATTGACGATGGCGGGGGCTCTAGCGGGCTTTTTGGTCTTCAACCTGCCTCCGGCGAAGATTTTCCTCGGAGATGGCGGTGCATATTTGATCGGATTTTTTGTCGCCTCCGTATCGCTCTTTAGCTCGAACAAAGGTGCGATCATCGGTGCGTTATTGGTGATCGTGATCGCCCTGGGCGTGCCCATTTTGGATACAGCCTTTGCGATCCTACGCCGTAGCATCCGCGGGGTGCCCGTCTTCAGTGCAGATGCGGAGCACATCCATCATCGCCTGATCCTGCTAGGCTATAGCAAAGGCCGAGCACTAGCGGTGATGTACACAGTCTGCGTGGTGCTGAGTCTGACAGGCATCAGCATCTTGGTGACAAAGGGAATCGCTATACCGGTGGCAGCGGCTCTGCTCTTCCTGCTCGCCGTAGCAGCGGCACGCTACCTGGGATATGTGCGCAGCTTTAAAAAGCTACGTCTTCAGGTGAGCGCTGCCCTGGAGCGGAAGCGAGTCAGGGAGTACTTCCGTGCCAGGGGCCGCATCCTGGACTTTGAAGTCGAGCGGAGTGGCACTCTGGAGGAATTCGATGTGACCTTCCGTCACGCCCTAGAGCGTATGTCGGTGCGTGTCGTCGATGAGCAAGATGCCCGCACTGCGGAGGCCAAGCTCGTGACAATCAAGCTATTCGATGGCCAGGTCATTACTCTGCGCCATCCAGCAGATCAGGAGTCTCATACCGAATGGCAACTACGGCTCGATGAACTCACTCCTGCTCTCGACCGCTGTAAGGAGCGATGGGGTCGGCTACCCGCATCCGCAAGCATTCCAAAGCCTGATCCATTGATAATGCCGAACTGAACCCCTTCCGCCCCACCGCATCATGGAATTCAAACCCATCTTTGAGGATAATCCCGAGCCGCAGCGCCGCCGCAGGCGCAGACGGCGCTCTTCGTCTTCCTCCACTTCATCATCGAACGAGTCGCCCATGATGGCCGGTGAAGATGGGAGCGTACGTCTTGCCTCCTCGACTGAGGAGGAGGAAAGCTCCGGTGCAGATGAGAATGCACCGGAGGACTATGAATTGGAAGGCCCCGGCTGGCATGGTGTTGTCTTTGCACTAGTTCCACTCTTGGTGATCTTCCTTGGCACAGGACAGGCAACATGGTCACGGGCTCTGACAGCGGGCTTGATGGCTCTGACGATGCTTTTTTTTCCCGCACGCCGACGCCCCCCCCCCTTGGCACTCACAGGACTTCTTGGGGCTGTGCTGGGCCCCCTCGTGGCCTTTTTGCCACGATCCTTCGGTGCCACGATGCCCTGGCGGGATAGTCTGACTACGGACTGGGGTATCCAGCTACCGGGCAGCATCACCCCCACAGACTTGGGTGACCGTGGAGGATTGGCTCTGGCTCTGTCAATGCCTGGCCTGGCTTGCATGGTGCTTCATGCGCGGCTTTTCAGGTGCCCAGCGCCGCGTCATCCTAAGTTCCCTCGCCATCGGAGGTCTGATGATTTGCTGGATGACCATCATGGAGGGCC belongs to Verrucomicrobiaceae bacterium and includes:
- a CDS encoding undecaprenyl/decaprenyl-phosphate alpha-N-acetylglucosaminyl 1-phosphate transferase → MILTTPAELMTGPPVPLHLSKLQMAGFYGGAMLVAAALTFLVLRSGVTFAMDAPDTRRKFHAKPIPRLGGAPIFLALTLGTAVAAFYGLLRWEDWMPVAICNTLMFSVGFIDDLKPLGAKVKLAGQVGTSLILYALGISIDILSNPFGDGSISLGWWSLPITVMWLVSIPNIVNLIDGMDGLAGGFGMFLCLTLAVIGHYGGSADVMVISLTMAGALAGFLVFNLPPAKIFLGDGGAYLIGFFVASVSLFSSNKGAIIGALLVIVIALGVPILDTAFAILRRSIRGVPVFSADAEHIHHRLILLGYSKGRALAVMYTVCVVLSLTGISILVTKGIAIPVAAALLFLLAVAAARYLGYVRSFKKLRLQVSAALERKRVREYFRARGRILDFEVERSGTLEEFDVTFRHALERMSVRVVDEQDARTAEAKLVTIKLFDGQVITLRHPADQESHTEWQLRLDELTPALDRCKERWGRLPASASIPKPDPLIMPN